In one window of Shewanella goraebulensis DNA:
- a CDS encoding TIGR01621 family pseudouridine synthase — protein MYQIIQQHPDFIVINKLPNVHFHSQDGTAGVVAQVEADLKIKLFAVHRLDTPTSGLLILAKSSQVAAIFTALFSEHKIQKFYVAIAKGKPKKKQGGIIGDMAKSRRSMYKLLRTKTNPAITQFFSQSIDNGLRLYLLKPLSGKTHQLRVALSSIGVPILGDELYGGEAADRCYLHAMALDFEYQGERFQFKQVPQIGIAFLNQLVEQQLLDAWQTPANLPWPK, from the coding sequence ATGTACCAAATCATACAGCAGCATCCAGACTTCATCGTTATTAATAAGTTACCTAATGTGCACTTTCATAGCCAAGATGGCACCGCTGGTGTGGTGGCGCAGGTTGAGGCTGACTTAAAGATTAAGTTGTTTGCTGTTCATCGTCTTGATACTCCCACATCAGGCTTACTCATTTTGGCTAAATCTTCTCAAGTGGCTGCGATATTCACTGCGCTGTTTAGCGAGCATAAAATTCAAAAGTTTTATGTGGCGATAGCTAAAGGTAAACCTAAAAAGAAACAGGGTGGGATTATCGGTGATATGGCTAAGTCCCGTCGCAGTATGTACAAGCTGCTACGCACTAAAACAAACCCTGCAATAACCCAGTTTTTCTCCCAGTCTATCGACAATGGGTTACGATTATATCTACTTAAACCTTTGAGCGGTAAAACCCATCAACTTCGTGTAGCGTTAAGCAGTATCGGCGTGCCAATTCTAGGAGATGAACTATACGGCGGTGAAGCGGCTGATAGATGTTACTTGCATGCAATGGCGTTAGACTTTGAGTATCAAGGTGAGCGTTTTCAGTTCAAGCAAGTACCACAAATTGGCATAGCTTTTTTAAATCAATTAGTGGAACAACAACTGCTAGATGCTTGGCAAACCCCAGCAAATTTACCTTGGCCTAAATAA
- a CDS encoding GGDEF domain-containing protein, translating to MRVAPSASRRFALANLCVLLGMLLYTQRTQEPSYLHWLVADNIILVGFCFLRWGAQRLYHLTSSHRFDLTLILSSIGLMLIVKPQATSSAYLMIILSLAAAVCFIMLAKDHYVAFKDNFTAYATYWLVVPIALIGMMFLVRALILIIYPEKVATYAAFNTEESIPILWIYIVLILLMNILIIGNTINRLVVKIMTLANKDALTGLWNRNALQTKLTLEHARWLRDKVSYSIILIDLDHFKQINDAHGHTAGDEVLKLAAKQLNSVTRKIDYLCRYGGEEFVLILPLTTERKALCVAEKLQQTLAEINFTWRGTPIAIQASIGCATIQEDLPVEALLHLADKAMYQAKASGRNCIKVANTAKPNYN from the coding sequence ATGCGGGTAGCACCCAGTGCTAGCCGGCGTTTTGCGTTAGCCAACCTTTGCGTTTTACTCGGCATGCTGCTTTACACTCAACGAACCCAAGAACCAAGTTATCTGCATTGGCTAGTAGCTGACAATATAATTCTAGTCGGTTTTTGCTTTTTACGCTGGGGAGCACAACGACTTTACCATTTAACATCAAGCCATCGATTTGATCTTACACTCATTCTTAGCTCAATCGGCTTGATGCTAATAGTAAAACCACAAGCCACTAGTTCTGCATATTTAATGATTATCCTATCTCTGGCTGCTGCAGTTTGCTTTATCATGTTGGCCAAAGATCATTACGTTGCATTTAAAGACAATTTTACAGCTTATGCCACTTATTGGCTGGTAGTCCCGATTGCGCTTATTGGCATGATGTTTTTGGTCAGAGCATTAATCCTAATAATCTATCCAGAAAAAGTCGCCACTTATGCTGCATTTAATACTGAAGAATCGATACCAATTTTGTGGATTTATATTGTATTAATCCTGTTGATGAATATTCTGATTATTGGCAACACTATCAATCGTCTTGTGGTAAAAATTATGACCCTGGCGAACAAAGATGCCTTAACGGGGCTTTGGAACCGCAATGCTTTACAAACAAAGCTCACCTTAGAGCACGCTCGCTGGTTAAGAGATAAAGTCAGTTACAGTATAATTTTGATTGATTTAGACCACTTTAAACAAATTAACGATGCCCATGGCCACACAGCGGGTGATGAAGTATTAAAACTTGCAGCTAAACAACTTAATAGCGTTACCCGTAAGATTGATTACTTATGCCGATATGGCGGCGAAGAGTTTGTATTGATATTACCACTAACAACAGAACGAAAAGCCCTTTGCGTTGCTGAAAAGCTACAACAAACCTTAGCGGAAATAAACTTTACATGGCGTGGTACGCCTATTGCTATTCAAGCCAGTATTGGTTGCGCTACGATTCAAGAAGACTTGCCAGTGGAAGCATTATTACATTTGGCGGATAAAGCGATGTACCAAGCAAAAGCCAGTGGTCGTAATTGCATTAAAGTAGCTAATACAGCAAAGCCAAATTACAACTAA
- a CDS encoding YqaE/Pmp3 family membrane protein, with protein MDTNKLLLIVIAILLPPVAVFLKKGMGKDLLINIILCLLFFVPGLIHAIWVVVQD; from the coding sequence ATGGATACAAATAAACTACTGCTCATTGTCATCGCAATCCTCTTACCGCCTGTGGCTGTGTTTTTGAAAAAAGGCATGGGGAAAGACTTACTGATAAATATTATTTTGTGTTTACTCTTTTTTGTTCCGGGCTTGATCCACGCCATTTGGGTGGTAGTACAAGATTAA